In the genome of Octopus sinensis linkage group LG12, ASM634580v1, whole genome shotgun sequence, one region contains:
- the LOC115217998 gene encoding 39S ribosomal protein L4, mitochondrial, with product MFSLRIFIGNIRNVDRFGFILTQSCSFSSSRKHFSDTLPTTEESTDPSPHVQTRGPLPLMTNRQLNHPNKSKEGVQTWLESLNTIDNEKLGIVDLHPDIFATFPRLDIIHSNIRWQNKYKLIRYDWEPTRAEMRGGGRKPWPQKGLGKARHGSNRSPIWLRGGRAHGPRGPESFFYMLPTHERVLGLRSALSVKLAQNDLHIVDSLEIPTDEPDYVESLFASRFWGFSGLFIDDTDFMPRNISLALNKLDHFNLMPVYGLNVYSMLKHETLVLTLAAVEKIEQKLLFQLYKTEREKKTVVGYW from the coding sequence ATGTTTTCTTTAAGGATTTTTATTGGAAATATACGTAACGTTGATAGATTTGGTTTTATTTTAACACAGTCGTGTTCCTTTTCCTCTTCGAGAAAGCATTTCAGCGACACACTTCCCACTACAGAAGAATCTACGGACCCATCACCCCACGTCCAGACTCGCGGACCTTTACCCTTGATGACGAATCGTCAGCTGAATCACCCCAACAAATCCAAAGAAGGTGTGCAAACGTGGCTTGAATCTCTAAATACCATTGATAACGAGAAACTCGGAATAGTTGATCTCCATCCTGATATATTCGCTACATTTCCTCGTTTGGATATTATTCACTCGAATATAAGGTGGCAGAATAAATACAAACTTATTCGGTATGATTGGGAACCAACACGTGCGGAGATGCGAGGAGGAGGCAGAAAGCCGTGGCCACAGAAAGGTTTAGGTAAAGCTAGACATGGTAGCAACAGATCTCCGATTTGGCTGAGAGGTGGACGAGCTCATGGGCCACGCGGGCCTGAAAGCTTTTTTTATATGCTACCAACCCACGAACGAGTTTTAGGTTTGAGATCTGCTTTGAGTGTTAAGTTGGCTCAAAATGATTTACACATTGTCGATTCCCTAGAAATTCCCACAGATGAACCTGACTATGTTGAAAGTTTGTTTGCTTCTAGGTTTTGGGGATTTTCTGGTCTTTTTATCGACGATACAGATTTTATGCCGCGGAATATTTCTCTGGCTTTGAACAAATTAGATCACTTCAACCTAATGCCTGTTTATGGACTTAATGTTTACAGTATGTTGAAGCATGAAACTCTTGTGTTGACTCTGGCAGCTGTAGAAAAAATTGAACAGAAATTGTTATTTCAACTTTACAAgactgaaagagaaaagaaaactgtTGTAGGATATTGGTAG